CGCGGATACCCTCATTCAGCAAAATGTTTTTGGTATAGAAGGTTTCAAACTCTGGGTCTTCCGCCGCCCGTAATTCTTGGGAGACGAAATCATAAGCCCGCAGGTTGAGCGCTAAACCGACGATGCCGACGGCGCTCATCCATAAACCTGTAACTGGTACGAACAACATGAAGAAGTGCAACCAGCGCTTGTTTGAGAAAGCAATCCCGAAAATCTGTGACCAGAATCGGTTTGCTGTCACCATTGAATAGGTTTCTTCCGACTGGGTGGGATTGAAGGCGCGGAAGGTGTTAGCACCATCACCGTCTTCAAACAAGGTATTTTCAACTGTGGCTCCGTGAATGGCGCATAAAAGCGCACCACCCAATACACCCGCAACACCCATCATGTGGAAGGGGTTGAGTGTCCAGTTGTGGAACCCTTGCAGGAATAGCAGGAACCGGAAAATTGCTGCTACGCCAAAGCTGGGTGCAAAGAACCAGCTTGATTGTCCCAAGGGGTACATCAGGAATACGCTGACGAATACTGCAATGGGAGCAGAGAAGGCGAGAGCGTTATAAGGACGGATTCCTACTAGACGGGCAATTTCAAATTGCCGCAACATGAAGCCAATCAAACCGAAGGCTCCATGTAGTGCCACAAATGGCCACAAGCCACCCAATTGGAACCAACGGGTGAGGTCGCCTTGGGCTTCTGGCCCCCACAACAGCAATAGGGAATGTCCCATGCTGTCGGCGGGGGTGGATACTGCCACTGTCAGGAAGTTAGCACCCTCTAGGTAGGAGGAGGCTAATCCGTGGGTATACCAAGAGGTGACGAAGGTGGTGCCGGTCAGCCAACCGCCTAGTGCTAGGAAGGCGCAGGGGAATAATAATATCCCTGACCAACCTACGAATACGAAGCGATCGCGCTTGAGCCAGTCGTCTAGAACGTCAAACCACCCTCTACTGGGCGCGCGTCCAACTGCGATGGTCATTACAGCAAATCTCCAAATAGTTTATAAGTACAGGTTGTATCTGTAATTATAGATGGCTATATTAAGAGCCTTCCATAAGCAGAAAGTTAACCAGGTTGTTAACCAAGTTTACAATTTTTTACACACCTCTAATCATATTAGGGGTAAATCGTTAATTTTTCTAGGTGTTTTGTAATAAAAATTAATTTTTTATCTAGATGAGGTAGATAAAGCAGGGGAGCAGAGGGGAAAGAGGTAATTTGAATTCTCCCCCTTGCTCCCTGCACCCTGCCCCTCTACCTCTTCCAATACCCATTTCCCTAGAATCAGTCAGCTGACGCTAAAATGAGTCCACAGTTAAATTTGATTATTGCTAAATGTTTACCATCGATTTAAGCATCAGAAACACTGCTTTCCCTATCTCGGTACAACGTAAGTCAGCAGAGGATGCTGAGGCTGTGTATCAGCTAATTTTGGCAGCAATCCGTTCTGGGAACCCTGACATTGTAGAACTCAAGTGTGAGGGCAAGACAGAGAAAAAAATTGCTGTCCGCGCTAGTGAAATTTCTGGGGTGCAGATTGTTCAGAAAGATGGTACAACCCCAGGTGGTGGCAGACCACCAGGATTTTTTGCTGTAGCTGCTGAGTAACCAAGGTTGACAAATGGCTCAAGTGGGCATTGAGGTCAAGGATTTAAATTTCAGTTGGCCGAATGGAGAGAAAGTTATCAAATCTTGCTCTTTAGAAGTACCCAAGGGTGAGTTTTGGATGCTCTTGGGTACAAATGGCAGTGGGAAATCAACGTTACTTAGACTACTAGCGGGGCTATTAGCTCCTGAATCTGGGGAAATTGGGGTTTTGCACCCCGTTGGCTTTGTCTTCCAAAATCCAGATCATCAACTGGTGATGCCAACAGTTGGTGCTGATGTGGCTTTTGGATTGGTGGAAGAAAAGTTGCCACCTGCTGCGACTAGAGCAAGGGTTGAGGAGGCGCTAGGGGCGGTGAATTTGCTTACCCTGCAACGACGACCTATTTATGCACTCTCTGGGGGACAGAAACAACGAGTAGCGATCGCAGGTGCGATCGCTCGTCGCTGTGAAGTCTTATTATTAGATGAACCCACTGCCTTACTAGATCCAGATAGCCAGTTAGATTTAGTTGCTAGTGTCCGTCACCTTGTCAAAAGTCGAGGGATCACAGCCCTGTGGGTGACACATCGATTAGATGAGTTAAATTACTGTGACGGCGCTTTTTTGCTAGAAAAAGGCTCTCTGGTAGATAGAGGTGAAGCCCAACGCCTTAAACAACGCCTGATGGAGGTACACAGCGAAGCCTCTTAATTGAGTTCCCAGTCCTAAGTGCTGAGTGCTGAGTGAGATAAAAAGTACTTTCACATTTTGTACATACTCCACTTTTTATAGGTGGTTTTTTAACTCAGCACTCTTAATTTTCACTACTACTTAAAAAGCGCCTTTGTTTAAAAGGCGCTTTTTAAGTTTGTGCGTCTGTATTAAGTTGTAGTTTTGTGAGGCTACCGTATTTTTTATTCTATGTAGCATAGTGCTACAGACAATGCATCAATTATTATAAAACTTATGAATGAATTTTGTTAACTCTAGAAAATTGTGATTAAAAACCATGTCCCGTTCCTTACTCCAAGCCGTTTTGTTAGTGGACGGCTACAACATAATAGGCGCTTGGCCTTGCCTTAAAAAAACACGTGATAGTGTTGGACTAGAGGCAGCACGGGGCGAACTTGTAGAAGCGATGACTGGTTATAGTGCGTTTCAAGGTTACACAACTCAGATAGTTTTTGATGCTCAATATCAAAATTGCTCTAGTAATAAAGAAATTATTACTGAGCTTTTATCTGTTTATTACACTGATTTTGGGCAAACAGCAGATACTTATATTGAAAAATCCTGTGCGTCTATGCGCCAACAAATAGCCCAATCTTTAATTTCTCGTGTGATTGTTGCTACATCAGATCGGGCACAGCAGTTGATGATACAGGGGTACGGGGCTGAATGGTTGTCGGCACAACAGCTATGTGGCGAAGTGGAAGCTACCATCTGCCGGATGCGACAGAAATATCATACGCGCAAACAATCTAAGAGTAGGTTTTTAGCTAATGCTATTGACGCTAAGGCGCGGCAGCGTCTGGCTGAATTACGAATGGGATTACAGTAAATATCTAGTATTTAAGAGTCTCTGCTTAAGTTTTTGAATGGATTTTGGCTGTAAAAATTATCTAAATTAAGTATCTAAAAAAAATATTGGCGAAAGTACTTGCCAAATACTATTTTTAGCCCTAAGATTATAAATCGTGAGTGGTCCTCAGTAGCTCAGTGGTAGAGCGATCGACTGTTAATCGATTGGTCGCTGGTTCGAATCCGGCCTGGGGAGTTTAACAATTTTATATTTGAGGTTTTGGATTCTAGATTATCTGTTAGTAATCTATGGTCACTTGATCCAAGGGTCATGTTTCTGAATCATGGTTCTTTTGGTGCTTGTCATAAACAAGCGCTGGAATTTCAACAATGTTTGTGTAGATGCTACACCAGTATGAGTATTTGGCAAAGGTTCTAATAGGGTTGCTCTCAGATTAATCTAGTTTCAGGAAACTGGCGATCGCACCAAGGGTCTGTTTTACACTTGGTGCTATTCTTTTAGGTGGTTGCACTTAAATTGCTGAAACTAGGATAAGGTTTTACATGGCTTCTGAAGCGCTGCCTGACAATCTTTTTATGGCTGCGGGGATGATTGAAGATCCCAGGCTGTTTGTTGGTCGTAAAGATGAATTAAACGCGATCGCATCTCGGATGAAGGGCGATCAGCCTACAAGTAAGCTAATCGGCATTTAACTTGCATCATCAGAACGGGCAAGATGGCCATCCCACAAGACATCAATAAAATTTTAATATGTAAATTAGATATCTTTTAGCTTATCAATATACTTGGTGAGAAGCACATTGGTAAATCTCCGTTGCTGGATTATTTCTTTTGGACTTGGGAGCAGCCAGTATTACACAACACTAATCGTTATGTGCATGCCAAAATTTTGTCTGCATAAATATATCAAAAAAATTGTAAAAAAAAACAGAATATACTGTATAAATACGGTATATCAGATAACTTCTGGATTATTTATCTCACAAACTATTCAGCTTATTTGGTCGCACCATCAGGAGTAAAGGATCTTGCAAAAACCATTAACATCTTCCCCTGAAAGTAATCCAGAGACTTCGTCCGGTGCAAATAATGCACACTCAAAATTCTATATACCATCTCTGGATGGGCTTAGAACTGTTGCTTTCCTAATTGTTTTTTTAGCCCATACACAAGTTGCTAAATTGATGTTTCTCGGGAAGTTTGGCGTAACAATATTTTTCTTTCTCAGTGGCTACTTAATAACCACTAATCTCAGGCGAGAGTACGATCGCTATCAAACTATTGATTTTAAGCTCTTTTATACAAGACGAATCCTGCGTATTTGGCCATCATTTTACCTAGTGTTGTTCTTAGGGACTGGCTTAACTCTCTTAGGATTTATTCATGGAAAAATTAATTTATCAGCGTTCTTGTCTCAGTGTCTACACTATTACAACTACTATTATATTTTCTATCCCAATGGAATTACTCCAGGTAGTGGGGTATATTGGTCTCTCGCTGTCGAAGAACACTTCTACTTGCTTTTCCCCCTGCTTTATGTAGCTCTACGTAAACTGCGTGTAACTCGACGTAGACAAATGCTAATTATTTGGGGATTATGTTTAGTGGTCTTAGTCTGGCGGTGTCTTCAGGTTTATGCTTTTGGAACATCTACAGATAGTATGCATTATGCAACAGATACTCGGGCAGATAGTATTCTATTCGGTTGTGCATTGGCAGTTAACAATAACCCGATGTTGGATGAACAGCATTATTCTAAAAAAATATGGAACTATTTCTTGCTGCCTATAGGAATAATCTTACTCATTTTTTCATTTTTATATCGCTCACCTGAGTTTCAAAAAACCTTTTGTTACACTATACAGGGAATTGGGTTATATCCAATCTTTATTACCGCTATTCGCTTTCCCAATTCGGGATTATTCTCTTTATTAAATCTAAAATGGATGCGTTTTTTGGGTGCGCTATCTTACTCGTTATACCTTGTCCATCATATCGTGATTTTTATTGTTCAGACTTATTTACCCCAATTGCATAAAGTTCCCCAAGCAGCAATTAGTCTATTAATTTCTTTTGGATTAGCATATACAATTTACCAGCTTGTAGAGTTGCCATTGGGACAGCTACGCAAAAAGTTTTCACGCGCATAACATGGCACAAAAAAACCACCCCCTAGAGGATATTTTAAAAGTCCTCTGGTCGTTTTAGATCCCCCTAAATCCCCCGATAAATTGGGGGACTTTGATTCTTCCCCATTAAAAAGGGGGGGGTAGGGGGATAAACAAGTGCCTAAAATTACAGCCAACCACTTTTAAAACATCCTCTTATGGTTGGCTGTATTTAATTTTGAATTTTCAATTGATTCATTCTTTTTGGTTGTCGCCTAGAATAACTGTATCAAGTCATCAATGAGGATTGCGATTGTATTCCAAGGACTTAAACGCATCATCTCTTCCACTTTTCCACAACTGGATTTGAGTGCTGAACAAGTCTTGGCAGTACGGAATTCAGTAGTGCTGAGTGCAATTATTACTTTTTTACTCAGCACTCAGCAGTGTTTCGGTGAACTTAAATTCAATTTAACTATGAAATATTACAGCTACTAAAGGTAGCAAAGCCAAAAGAAAACCATGCCAGGAATGCAATTGAGATTCTTGGGTTGGTTCTGGTGGTGCTAATAAAGCTTCGATTCTCTGTTCTAAGCGATCGCCTACACCAGAGGAACCCAATCCAGCACAGCAAATTTCTGATAATACTGGACTGGTACTAACTACTAATAAAAGTGATTCCGCTAGCACTAGAGGGTCTACTTGCAAGGCTGCATAACCATCGGCACGGAGTTCGCGCAAAGCTAATAGTTCTTCCCACAAAGGATTTGTATTCGGCAGCCAGGCGGTGCAGAAACGCACCCAACCTAGCCAAAAAAACCAAAACGTATCCTTATAATAATGATGCCCTTGCTCATGGGCTAAGACGCTTTCCAAATGCTGTGGTGAGAGAGTTTGCACTAATCCCTGGCTAATAACAAGTTCTGGTTGCCAAAAACCAATTTGACCCGCAAACAACGCGCCCGTTTCCAGCAGTCTGGCTCGTTTATCCCCCAAATTTACCAGAGGGCAGTTACGCGCAGATTCCACAGACTGCCAACCTTGAAAGGCAAGTTTAATGCATGAAATGGCAAAAAATGCTAAATAAATTAATGCTAATAAATAGCTGACTGAGCCTGTATACATTCCGCCCATTTGTCCTTGAGGTCCCATGAACAGCACAGCGATCGCAGTCATGACAATTAACAAGGGCGGGAAGAGAAACAAAAATAGCGATCGCTGCCACCGCAGATTCCAACTAGCTTGGGGTTGATTCCAAGAGGA
This Nostoc sp. KVJ3 DNA region includes the following protein-coding sequences:
- a CDS encoding ABC transporter ATP-binding protein, whose translation is MAQVGIEVKDLNFSWPNGEKVIKSCSLEVPKGEFWMLLGTNGSGKSTLLRLLAGLLAPESGEIGVLHPVGFVFQNPDHQLVMPTVGADVAFGLVEEKLPPAATRARVEEALGAVNLLTLQRRPIYALSGGQKQRVAIAGAIARRCEVLLLDEPTALLDPDSQLDLVASVRHLVKSRGITALWVTHRLDELNYCDGAFLLEKGSLVDRGEAQRLKQRLMEVHSEAS
- a CDS encoding acyltransferase family protein, which encodes MQKPLTSSPESNPETSSGANNAHSKFYIPSLDGLRTVAFLIVFLAHTQVAKLMFLGKFGVTIFFFLSGYLITTNLRREYDRYQTIDFKLFYTRRILRIWPSFYLVLFLGTGLTLLGFIHGKINLSAFLSQCLHYYNYYYIFYPNGITPGSGVYWSLAVEEHFYLLFPLLYVALRKLRVTRRRQMLIIWGLCLVVLVWRCLQVYAFGTSTDSMHYATDTRADSILFGCALAVNNNPMLDEQHYSKKIWNYFLLPIGIILLIFSFLYRSPEFQKTFCYTIQGIGLYPIFITAIRFPNSGLFSLLNLKWMRFLGALSYSLYLVHHIVIFIVQTYLPQLHKVPQAAISLLISFGLAYTIYQLVELPLGQLRKKFSRA
- the psbD gene encoding photosystem II D2 protein (photosystem q(a) protein); the encoded protein is MTIAVGRAPSRGWFDVLDDWLKRDRFVFVGWSGILLFPCAFLALGGWLTGTTFVTSWYTHGLASSYLEGANFLTVAVSTPADSMGHSLLLLWGPEAQGDLTRWFQLGGLWPFVALHGAFGLIGFMLRQFEIARLVGIRPYNALAFSAPIAVFVSVFLMYPLGQSSWFFAPSFGVAAIFRFLLFLQGFHNWTLNPFHMMGVAGVLGGALLCAIHGATVENTLFEDGDGANTFRAFNPTQSEETYSMVTANRFWSQIFGIAFSNKRWLHFFMLFVPVTGLWMSAVGIVGLALNLRAYDFVSQELRAAEDPEFETFYTKNILLNEGIRAWMAPQDQPHEQFVFPEEVLPRGNAL
- a CDS encoding NYN domain-containing protein, with the protein product MSRSLLQAVLLVDGYNIIGAWPCLKKTRDSVGLEAARGELVEAMTGYSAFQGYTTQIVFDAQYQNCSSNKEIITELLSVYYTDFGQTADTYIEKSCASMRQQIAQSLISRVIVATSDRAQQLMIQGYGAEWLSAQQLCGEVEATICRMRQKYHTRKQSKSRFLANAIDAKARQRLAELRMGLQ
- a CDS encoding M56 family metallopeptidase, giving the protein MHLIMILIALAVAWCLRSSWNQPQASWNLRWQRSLFLFLFPPLLIVMTAIAVLFMGPQGQMGGMYTGSVSYLLALIYLAFFAISCIKLAFQGWQSVESARNCPLVNLGDKRARLLETGALFAGQIGFWQPELVISQGLVQTLSPQHLESVLAHEQGHHYYKDTFWFFWLGWVRFCTAWLPNTNPLWEELLALRELRADGYAALQVDPLVLAESLLLVVSTSPVLSEICCAGLGSSGVGDRLEQRIEALLAPPEPTQESQLHSWHGFLLALLPLVAVIFHS